A DNA window from Calliphora vicina chromosome 1, idCalVici1.1, whole genome shotgun sequence contains the following coding sequences:
- the LOC135959290 gene encoding chymotrypsin-1-like, producing MKSLILTVLCLASLAFSQSIRLRDEPYPGLSNVNTKVPVSKTYQKPQSRIVGGEIAPEAFAPWQVSMQNQYGNHFCGGAIIADQYVITAASCVAGLDKRSVKVVTSTNDWMGLAWEYYVEDIIIHCNFDKPLYHNDIALIKLTTLIAYDDKTQNITLAELDELQEGETLTMTGWGSWQLGQHYPEELKKLDAMLISNERCKNMYAQYADDVDDGHLCVLPRSGNGACHGDTGGPLVNSKGQLVGVGNWGVPCAHGFPDVFAKLSFYNDWIRTSIKGCTLAP from the coding sequence ATGAAGTCTTTAATTTTAACCGTTCTATGCCTGGCATCATTGGCTTTTAGCCAGTCCATACGTTTGAGGGATGAACCCTATCCGGGTCTAAGCAATGTTAATACAAAAGTTCCTGTCTCTAAAACCTATCAAAAACCTCAATCGCGCATAGTTGGAGGAGAAATTGCGCCCGAAGCCTTTGCTCCTTGGCAGGTGTCTATGCAAAATCAGTATGGTAATCATTTTTGTGGAGGAGCTATAATTGCTGATCAGTATGTGATAACGGCAGCTAGTTGTGTAGCCGGTTTGGATAAACGTTCTGTTAAGGTGGTAACCAGCACCAATGATTGGATGGGTTTGGCCTGGGAATATTATGTGGAAGACATTATTATACACTGTAATTTCGATAAGCCTTTGTATCACAACGATATCGCTTTGATTAAATTGACCACTCTAATTGCCTACGATGACAAGACCCAAAATATCACATTGGCTGAATTGGATGAGTTGCAGGAGGGAGAAACATTAACCATGACTGGCTGGGGCAGTTGGCAATTGGGTCAACATTATCCTGAAGAGTTAAAGAAATTGGATGCCATGTTGATAAGCAATGAACGTTGCAAGAATATGTATGCCCAGTATGccgatgatgttgatgatgggCATTTGTGTGTCCTGCCTAGAAGCGGTAATGGTGCTTGTCACGGTGACACTGGCGGTCCTTTGGTCAACTCGAAGGGCCAGTTGGTGGGTGTTGGTAATTGGGGTGTTCCCTGTGCTCATGGTTTTCCCGATGTCTTTGCAAAGTTGTCGTTTTACAATGATTGGATAAGAACTAGTATTAAGGGTTGTACGTTAGCGCCATAA
- the LOC135959294 gene encoding chymotrypsin-2-like has translation MISHCAKVGGAIKLWHLSVIIFISFNCWPSSYGKRIHKSYLDIEDIVINGGRIVGGEVAEVGYAPYQVSIQSIFGSHLCGGAIIDEQWILTAAHCVEDYPLDVLRVIAGTNNWQQPGVVRQMEIAMPHCRHDKPLFYHNDIAAARLSEPLVFDNLTNKIELSHDVLKSGDVLTLTGWGATRLNGEPPELLQKIDLNFVPHEECKRLWDDDEGVDVGHICSFTKAGEGACNGDSGGPLVHKGKLVGLVNWGAPCARGKPDMHASTVYYYDFIQLAMSQCYIQRG, from the coding sequence atgatttcccATTGTGCTAAAGTTGGAGGTGCCATAAAATTGTGGCATTTAAGTGTCATAATTTTTATATCGTTCAATTGCTGGCCATCTTCCTATGGTAAACGTATCCATAAATCTTATCTAGATATTGAGGATATAGTCATAAACGGTGGTCGTATTGTTGGCGGTGAAGTGGCCGAAGTGGGTTATGCACCCTATCAGGTGTCAATACAATCAATTTTTGGTTCACATTTGTGTGGTGGTGCCATCATCGATGAACAATGGATTTTGACGGCGGCCCACTGTGTGGAAGATTATCCTTTGGATGTGTTGCGTGTCATAGCTGGCACTAATAATTGGCAGCAACCGGGTGTGGTGCGTCAAATGGAGATTGCCATGCCCCATTGTAGACACGACAAACCTTTGTTTTATCACAATGATATAGCGGCTGCACGGTTGAGTGAACCTCTGGTATTTGACAATTTAACTAATAAAATCGAGTTATCACATGATGTCTTAAAGTCCGGTGATGTTTTAACCTTAACCGGTTGGGGTGCTACACGTTTAAATGGTGAACCACCAGAATTGCTGCAAAAAATCGATCTAAATTTTGTTCCCCATGAGGAGTGCAAGCGTTTGTGGGACGATGATGAGGGTGTAGATGTGGGTCACATTTGCTCTTTCACTAAAGCGGGAGAAGGTGCTTGTAATGGCGATTCTGGTGGCCCGTTAGTGCACAAGGGCAAATTGGTGGGCCTGGTGAATTGGGGAGCTCCATGTGCTCGCGGCAAACCGGACATGCATGCCAGTACTGTGTATTATTATGATTTCATACAACTGGCAATGAGTCAATGTTATATACAGAGAGGTTGA
- the LOC135959302 gene encoding chymotrypsin-2-like produces the protein MKLKIISVCLLGLAVARAVRLVGKSHLAGEGRVVGGEVAEEGLAPYQISLQGMYNGHMCGGAIIDKEWVLTAGHCVDGYNPTYLRIITGTNKHYEPDAIYEVDEFWTHCNFNNPMYHNDIALIHINGSIKFNEKTQPIRLPVKPMKPGDDVLLTGWGSTEFGSGGPDELQKLTTKFISHQQCSEMHEGEMHEMLDVGHICTFTHLGEGSCHGDSGGPLVSNGYLVGLVNWGRPCATGVPDAHASVYYYRDWIRKTMNTWRGQCSSCHCSASNYPWTGGNQRKN, from the coding sequence ATGAAACTCAAAATTATTAGTGTGTGTCTATTAGGACTGGCGGTGGCAAGAGCGGTACGTTTGGTAGGTAAAAGTCACCTAGCCGGGGAAGGACGTGTAGTGGGTGGTGAGGTGGCGGAGGAAGGTTTGGCGCCCTATCAAATCTCTTTGCAGGGCATGTATAACGGTCATATGTGTGGTGGTGCCATTATTGACAAAGAATGGGTTTTAACAGCTGGCCATTGTGTGGATGGCTACAATCCCACATATCTGAGAATTATAACGGGCACCAATAAGCATTATGAACCAGATGCGATCTATGAAGTGGATGAATTCTGGACTCATTGCAACTTTAATAATCCCATGTATCACAATGATATTGCCCTGATACACATAAATGGCAGCATTAAATTCAATGAGAAAACACAACCCATCCGATTACCCGTTAAGCCTATGAAGCCAGGCGATGATGTTCTGTTAACTGGCTGGGGTAGCACTGAGTTTGGCAGTGGCGGTCCCGATGAATTGCAAAAGTTGACTACTAAGTTTATTTCTCATCAACAGTGCAGTGAAATGCATGAAGGCGAAATGCATGAAATGCTAGATGTTGGTCACATCTGCACATTTACTCATTTGGGCGAAGGTTCGTGTCATGGCGACTCAGGTGGTCCTTTGGTTAGCAATGGCTATTTAGTTGGTCTTGTCAACTGGGGTAGACCCTGTGCCACCGGTGTTCCAGATGCTCATGCCAGTGTTTATTACTACAGAGACTGGATACGCAAGACCATGAATACATGGAGGGGTCAGTGCAGTTCGTGTCATTGCAGTGCTAGTAATTATCCTTGGACCGGTGGTAATCAacgtaaaaattaa
- the LOC135959312 gene encoding chymotrypsin-2-like, with protein sequence MKIIWNIAFAAIACLLLLATVKAKRVKQLKKTPIAGRIVGGSTAEDGLAPYQVSLQEGGGHICGGAIINTDWIITAAHCVAYSEPEEVSVLTGTQDLSQPGVFYYVKRIYIHCNYDNPSMHNDIALLHLNSSIVFNENTQIVNLPSKPLNDGDDVLLTGWGTEEPWGAAPERLKKVDLKFMEHERCKAALQNDPDFDVGHICTFTKYGEGACHGDSGGPVVSSGCLVGIVNWGYPCGIGYPDAYASPYFYLDWIRSTMSENGNCLNRKMKEW encoded by the coding sequence ATGAAGATCATTTGGAATATAGCTTTTGCAGCAATAGCCTGTTTGCTGCTGCTGGCAACCGTTAAAGCGAAACGTgtcaaacaattgaaaaaaacaccCATTGCTGGACGTATTGTGGGTGGTTCAACGGCAGAAGACGGTTTAGCTCCTTATCAGGTGTCCCTACAAGAAGGTGGAGGTCATATATGTGGTGGGGCCATAATTAACACTGACTGGATTATTACGGCAGCCCACTGTGTTGCCTATAGTGAACCCGAAGAGGTCAGTGTCTTAACGGGCACTCAGGACTTAAGCCAACCGGGAGTATTCTATTATGTCAAACGCATTTATATACATTGTAATTATGATAATCCCAGTATGCATAATGATATTGCTTTGTTGCATCTGAATTCAAGTATTGTTTTCAATGAGAATACCCAAATTGTCAATTTGCCTTCGAAACCATTAAACGATGGTGATGATGTTTTACTCACCGGTTGGGGTACTGAGGAACCTTGGGGTGCGGCACCAGAACGtttgaaaaaagtcgatttaaaaTTCATGGAGCATGAACGTTGCAAAGCAGCCTTACAAAATGATCCTGATTTTGATGTGGGTCACATTTGTACATTTACCAAATATGGTGAGGGAGCTTGTCATGGTGATTCTGGTGGTCCTGTGGTTAGTAGCGGCTGTTTGGTGGGTATAGTCAATTGGGGTTATCCCTGTGGCATTGGCTATCCCGATGCTTATGCTAGTCCGTATTTTTATTTGGATTGGATACGTAGTACGATGAGTGAAAATGGCAATTGTTTGAATAGAAAAATGAAGGAATGGTAA
- the LOC135953633 gene encoding chymotrypsin-1-like: protein MNRTSTVLLLIIAYLTANTVTAKLIKPLPHVTKQERIVGGSTAEEGLAPYQVSLQNFWGHSCGGAIIDTEWILTAAHCVVNKDAADILVLTGTQDLTDLTGVFYYVDRIYVHCNHDSPSMHNDIAMLHLNSSIVLNEKTKIVPLQTKPMKDGDDVILTGWGSEEYLGDSPDRLKKVDLKYMEHHRCKEAHDNTPDVDVGHMCTFTQRGEGSCHGDSGGPLVSNGFLVGIVNWGRPCAVGYPDVHASPYYYLDWIRNIMRGNSKCKLNAFIKERY from the coding sequence ATGAATAGAACTTCAACGGTCCTGCTACTTATAATAGCGTACTTAACCGCTAACACTGTAACGGCAAAACTTATAAAACCTCTGCCCCATGTTACTAAACAAGAACGAATAGTGGGTGGTTCCACTGCTGAGGAAGGTTTGGCTCCCTATCAAGTGTCTTTGCAAAATTTTTGGGGTCATAGTTGTGGTGGTGCCATTATTGATACTGAATGGATTTTAACCGCAGCCCATTGTGTGGTGAATAAGGATGCCGCCGATATTTTGGTATTAACGGGCACTCAAGATTTAACCGATTTAACGGGAGTCTTTTATTATGTGGATCGTATCTATGTGCATTGTAATCACGACAGTCCCAGCATGCACAATGACATTGCTATGCTGCACTTAAATTCTAGTATTGTATTGAAtgagaaaaccaaaattgttcCCCTACAAACGAAGCCCATGAAAGATGGTGATGATGTGATTTTAACCGGTTGGGGTTCTGAAGAATATTTAGGTGATTCACCAGATCGTTTGAAGAAGGTTGACTTGAAATACATGGAACATCACCGTTGCAAAGAAGCTCATGACAATACACCAGATGTTGATGTGGGCCATATGTGTACGTTTACCCAGCGTGGTGAGGGTTCGTGTCATGGTGATTCTGGTGGTCCTTTGGTAAGCAATGGCTTTTTGGTAGGCATAGTCAATTGGGGTCGACCATGTGCTGTTGGTTATCCCGATGTTCATGCTAGTCCCTATTATTATTTGGATTGGATACGCAATATTATGCGTGGTAATAGCAAGTGTAAACTGAATGCATTTATTAAGGAACGATATTGA